The Oreochromis niloticus isolate F11D_XX linkage group LG2, O_niloticus_UMD_NMBU, whole genome shotgun sequence genome includes a region encoding these proteins:
- the slc26a2 gene encoding sulfate transporter: MLHGEDSCAAVEDGGEEDQHRPLILERIEKETGRTWRTVLSQRLRKHCSCTPEKAKSRILSFFPVLQWLPRYKLRDWILGDAMSGVIVGILLVPQSIAYSLLANQDPIYGLYTSFFASIIYALLGTSRHISVGIFGVLCLLIGQVVDRELALAGYLPESSLSGNDSSVPLAGNDSGVVGCDQSCYAIAVGATVTFTAGIYQVLMGLLQVGFVSVYLSDSLLSGFATGASLTILTSQIKYLLGLKIPRPQGWFTLFKTWYGLLSNLGNTNVCDLITSLVCLAVLIPTKELNDRFKSKLKAPIPFELFVVIIATLASHFGHFNAKYGSGVAGVIPTGFLPPQMPMWSLIPNVAVDAFSIAIVGFAITVSLSEMFAKKHGYTVDANQEMYAIGFCNILPSFFHCFTSSAALTKTLVKESTGCQTQLSGLISALLLLLVLLVIAPLFYSLQKCVLAAIIVVNLRGALRKFTDIPCMWRANHIDAFIWLITMATSALVNTELGLLVGVLVSAFCVLGRTQRVQVLELGRAMTREHYEDLASYKGLQTHPDVAIFRYEAPIYYANQNLFKKSLYRCVGLDPVKEKSRRVKFQNSKRQEEAAGVPTSNSDEKEAEAPPAVTLMMNTASRQLRRVVIDCSAVLFLDTAGVNALKEVRKDYGELGVVVELAQCNTSVLDTLERGGYYSNQKGGNAGENRTIFFTIEDAVLHVQSPSTPNGDCDKS, from the exons ATGCTTCACGGGGAGGACAGCTGTGCGGCAGTAGAAGATGGCGGTGAGGAGGACCAGCACCGGCCTCTCATCCTGGAAAGGATTGAGAAGGAAACGGGAAGAACCTGGAGAACGGTTTTGTCGCAGCGGCTTAGGAAGCACTGCTCCTGCACGCCAGAGAAGGCCAAATCCAGAATCCTCAGCTTCTTCCCGGTTCTCCAGTGGCTGCCGCGCTACAAGCTCAGGGACTGGATCCTGGGGGATGCAATGTCAGGAGTGATTGTTGGAATCCTATTGGTTCCCCAGTCCATAGCCTACTCCTTATTGGCTAACCAGGATCCCATATATGGCCTGTACACGTCTTTCTTCGCTTCCATCATCTACGCCCTCCTGGGCACTTCCAGGCACATCTCAGTGGGGATTTTCGGAGTGCTCTGTCTGCTCATTGGCCAGGTGGTGGACAGGGAGTTGGCCCTGGCGGGATACCTCCCGGAGAGCAGCCTGAGTGGGAATGACAGCAGTGTCCCGTTGGCTGGGAATGACAGTGGCGTGGTGGGATGTGACCAGAGCTGCTACGCGATTGCCGTGGGGGCCACAGTTACCTTTACTGCCGGGATTTACCAG GTGCTAATGGGCCTTCTGCAGGTGGGCTTTGTGTCCGTCTACCTGTCGGACTCCCTCCTCAGCGGCttcgctacaggagcctccctCACCATCCTGACGTCTCAGATCAAGTACCTGCTGGGCCTGAAGATCCCACGTCCTCAGGGCTGGTTCACTCTGTTTAAGACGTGGTATGGCCTGCTGAGCAATCTCGGGAACACCAATGTGTGTGATCTCATCACCAGTCTGGTGTGTTTGGCGGTACTCATACCTACGAAGGAGCTCAATGACCGCTTCAAGTCCAAGCTGAAG GCTCCGATCCCATTCGAGCTCTTTGTGGTGATAATTGCCACGCTCGCATCTCACTTTGGCCATTTCAACGCCAAATACGGGTCGGGCGTGGCTGGGGTCATCCCCACAGGCTTCCTCCCTCCTCAAATGCCCATGTGGTCTCTGATCCCCAATGTGGCTGTCGATGCCTTTTCCATTGCCATCGTGGGATTCGCTATCACCGTCTCACTGTCGGAGATGTTCGCCAAGAAGCACGGCTACACGGTGGACGCCAACCAGGAGATGTATGCCATCGGGTTCTGCAATATCCTGCCGTCGTTCTTCCACTGCTTCACCAGCAGCGCCGCGCTGACCAAAACCCTCGTCAAGGAGTCAACCGGGTGCCAGACGCAGCTGTCAGggctgatcagcgctctcctcctgctgctggtgCTTCTGGTGATCGCGCCGCTCTTCTATTCCCTCCAGAA GTGTGTTCTTGCCGCCATCATCGTGGTAAACCTCCGTGGTGCTCTTCGAAAATTCACCGACATTCCCTGCATGTGGCGTGCCAACCACATCGATGCCTTCATCTGGCTGATCACCATGGCAACCTCAGCGCTGGTCAACACAGAGCTGGGGCTCCTTGTGGGGGTTTTGGTGTCGGCTTTCTGTGTCCTGGGCAGAACTCAGCGGGTCCAGGTCCTGGAGCTCGGCCGGGCTATGACCAGGGAGCATTACGAAGATCTGGCGTCCTACAAAGGCCTCCAAACCCACCCCGACGTGGCCATCTTTAGATACGAAGCGCCAATCTACTACGCTAACCAGAACCTGTTTAAAAAGTCTCTGTACAGGTGTGTAGGACTTGACCCTGTGAAGGAGAAGAGCCGCCGTGTCAAGTTCCAGAACAGCAAACGACAGGAAGAGGCAGCCGGAGTCCCGACAAGCAACTCTGACGAGAAAGAGGCCGAAGCGCCTCCAGCTGTCACCCTGATGATGAACACAGCCTCCCGTCAGTTACGCAGGGTAGTGATCGACTGCAGCGCTGTCTTGTTCCTGGACACTGCTGGAGTAAATGCTCTAAAGGAGGTCCGCAAGGATTACGGAGAGCTGGGGGTGGTGGTGGAGTTGGCTCAGTGCAACACCTCCGTGCTGGACACGCTGGAACGAGGAGGATACTACAGCAACCAAAAAGGAGGCAACGCAGGAGAGAACCGCACGATCTTCTTCACTATCGAAGATGCCGTCCTCCACGTCCAAAGCCCCAGCACTCCTAACGGAGACTGTGATAAGTCCTAA